A single region of the Vespula pensylvanica isolate Volc-1 chromosome 8, ASM1446617v1, whole genome shotgun sequence genome encodes:
- the LOC122630984 gene encoding RNA-binding region-containing protein 3 isoform X2: protein MSPETNHIFDTLKVLHLPSHLSDQRRNELFQKYGAIKTRTIRPSSKYTITFVKFPSHNAANEALLRLHQIKVKGQYLSVEFAKKSMPIEFSENETDHKDIMKDEIEKETVNKSHFQAFLKRLYGSSMNQIFTQPPSPNIKYKYAPPTKNTLLRIVIQLLKEPAFYTQVLHLMNRMNLPPPFEELEVEFPMLKEIYDIEKYKDILGEDIFESVKGKGFSQNDKKDEETDEEESEIESDEDINVKSLQNVPIKRKCIQSKKRLKIPKFVNPAKQAMASSSIQKAIRPEDMFESVQLGESKSLKIELKTVDKLLEGANVSSEHNLDNTQETQSGFGLMFPTKNIEHSKKNMEHSCEESLEKSTEQSPEKPEFITTEELASNRISINDQRLLPVFKNYHAGKPTNRLYIKNLAKHVEVNDLHYIYKKYVIPGLPNTEHEYNVRLMQEGRMKGQAFVTLQNTVQAQLALQETNGYILKEKPMVVQYAKVSNS, encoded by the exons ATGTCACCTGAAACAAATCAT ATATTTGACACTCTCAAAGTACTTCATTTACCATCTCATCTTTCTGATCAGCgacgaaatgaattatttcaaaagtatGGTGCTATAAAAACACGTACGATACGGCCTTCTAGTAAATATACCATaacttttgtaaaatttcCATCACATAATGCAGCAAATGAAGCACTTTTACGTTTACATCAAATAAAAGTCAAAGGACAGTATTTATCAGTAGAATTCGCTAAAAAATCTATGCCAATAGAATTTTCTGAAAATGAAACTGATCATAAAGATATTATGAaggatgaaatagaaaaagaaacagttaATAAATCTCATTTTCAAgcttttttaaaacgattatatGGAAGCTCAATGAATCAAATTTTTACACAGCCACCATCaccaaatataaaatataaatatgcacCACCAACAAAAAATACTTTGTTGAGGATAGTTATACAATTATTGAAAGAACCAGCTTTTTATACTCAG GTGTTACATTTAATGAACAGAATGAATTTACCTCCACCATTTGAAGAACTAGAAGTAGAATTTCCtatgttaaaagaaatttatgatattgagaaatataaagatattttaggTGAAGATATATTTGAATCAGTAAAAGGGAAAG gTTTTTCGcaaaatgacaaaaaagatgaagaaactGATGAAGAAGAATCTGAAATAGAGTCTGATGAagatattaatgttaaatcTTTACAAAATGTAcctataaaaaggaaatgtatACAATctaaaaaacgattaaaaattcctAAATTTGTTAATCCTGCAAAACAGGCAATGGCATCTAGTTCTATTCAAAAAGCAATCAGACCAGAAGATATGTTTGAGTCTGTACAGCTTGGTGAATctaaaagtttaaaaattgaattgaaaactgtagataaattattagaagGAGCAAATGTTTCATCTGAACATAATCTTGATAATACTCAAGAAACACAAAGTGGATTTGGGTTAATGTTTCCCACTAAGAATATCGaacattcgaaaaaaaatatggaacaTTCTTGTGAAGAATCTCTTGAAAAATCTACTGAGCAATCACCTGAAAAACCTGAGTTTATTACAACAGAAGAATTAGCATCAAACAGAATATCAATTAATG ATCAGAGACTGCTTCCTGTTTTCAAAAATTACCATGCTGGAAAACCAACAAATcgattgtatataaaaaatcttgcAAAACATGTTGAAGTAAATGATTTGCACTATATCTACAAGAAATATGTAATACCAGGATTACCAAATACTGAACATGA atataacGTTCGTCTCATGCAAGAAGGTAGGATGAAAGGTCAAGCATTTGTCACATTACAAAATACAGTTCAAGCACAATTGGCTCTACAAGAAACTAATGGTTATATCTTAAAAGAGAAGCCTATGGTTGTACAGTATGCTAAAGTATCAAATAgctaa
- the LOC122630984 gene encoding RNA-binding region-containing protein 3 isoform X1 has product MINNKYSYFQIFDTLKVLHLPSHLSDQRRNELFQKYGAIKTRTIRPSSKYTITFVKFPSHNAANEALLRLHQIKVKGQYLSVEFAKKSMPIEFSENETDHKDIMKDEIEKETVNKSHFQAFLKRLYGSSMNQIFTQPPSPNIKYKYAPPTKNTLLRIVIQLLKEPAFYTQVLHLMNRMNLPPPFEELEVEFPMLKEIYDIEKYKDILGEDIFESVKGKGFSQNDKKDEETDEEESEIESDEDINVKSLQNVPIKRKCIQSKKRLKIPKFVNPAKQAMASSSIQKAIRPEDMFESVQLGESKSLKIELKTVDKLLEGANVSSEHNLDNTQETQSGFGLMFPTKNIEHSKKNMEHSCEESLEKSTEQSPEKPEFITTEELASNRISINDQRLLPVFKNYHAGKPTNRLYIKNLAKHVEVNDLHYIYKKYVIPGLPNTEHEYNVRLMQEGRMKGQAFVTLQNTVQAQLALQETNGYILKEKPMVVQYAKVSNS; this is encoded by the exons atgatcaataataaatattcgtattttcaGATATTTGACACTCTCAAAGTACTTCATTTACCATCTCATCTTTCTGATCAGCgacgaaatgaattatttcaaaagtatGGTGCTATAAAAACACGTACGATACGGCCTTCTAGTAAATATACCATaacttttgtaaaatttcCATCACATAATGCAGCAAATGAAGCACTTTTACGTTTACATCAAATAAAAGTCAAAGGACAGTATTTATCAGTAGAATTCGCTAAAAAATCTATGCCAATAGAATTTTCTGAAAATGAAACTGATCATAAAGATATTATGAaggatgaaatagaaaaagaaacagttaATAAATCTCATTTTCAAgcttttttaaaacgattatatGGAAGCTCAATGAATCAAATTTTTACACAGCCACCATCaccaaatataaaatataaatatgcacCACCAACAAAAAATACTTTGTTGAGGATAGTTATACAATTATTGAAAGAACCAGCTTTTTATACTCAG GTGTTACATTTAATGAACAGAATGAATTTACCTCCACCATTTGAAGAACTAGAAGTAGAATTTCCtatgttaaaagaaatttatgatattgagaaatataaagatattttaggTGAAGATATATTTGAATCAGTAAAAGGGAAAG gTTTTTCGcaaaatgacaaaaaagatgaagaaactGATGAAGAAGAATCTGAAATAGAGTCTGATGAagatattaatgttaaatcTTTACAAAATGTAcctataaaaaggaaatgtatACAATctaaaaaacgattaaaaattcctAAATTTGTTAATCCTGCAAAACAGGCAATGGCATCTAGTTCTATTCAAAAAGCAATCAGACCAGAAGATATGTTTGAGTCTGTACAGCTTGGTGAATctaaaagtttaaaaattgaattgaaaactgtagataaattattagaagGAGCAAATGTTTCATCTGAACATAATCTTGATAATACTCAAGAAACACAAAGTGGATTTGGGTTAATGTTTCCCACTAAGAATATCGaacattcgaaaaaaaatatggaacaTTCTTGTGAAGAATCTCTTGAAAAATCTACTGAGCAATCACCTGAAAAACCTGAGTTTATTACAACAGAAGAATTAGCATCAAACAGAATATCAATTAATG ATCAGAGACTGCTTCCTGTTTTCAAAAATTACCATGCTGGAAAACCAACAAATcgattgtatataaaaaatcttgcAAAACATGTTGAAGTAAATGATTTGCACTATATCTACAAGAAATATGTAATACCAGGATTACCAAATACTGAACATGA atataacGTTCGTCTCATGCAAGAAGGTAGGATGAAAGGTCAAGCATTTGTCACATTACAAAATACAGTTCAAGCACAATTGGCTCTACAAGAAACTAATGGTTATATCTTAAAAGAGAAGCCTATGGTTGTACAGTATGCTAAAGTATCAAATAgctaa
- the LOC122630985 gene encoding cilia- and flagella-associated protein 251-like isoform X1, with protein MDVTLLFQHSQYAIPIGIVLICAILVFAFGFKKAEQPPFAQLSDVDRKLSNKKRGKTKDKKASNGQVASEKASPLKKTVVSKTEISSKKSTSKADEMDSKSKEKKQEDNKSYVKKEKSQIDAKDVTENKVEQTKNKKNLKNLVQEKPVDFDDGDWEQAYSRKDKKNKKKEEESPSKKGKKATKKADIINEAVAKQKELDKGEVKDKVAKETENKELKEKDKKEVILTPISTDKVIQEKESEKEEEQNKTEKLEKEEKKSTKSKKNKKISEEENIQVSTNSRADIDAKPVENSVQKKKNDVEKKVDNFDPKVEQAWEKNTSASDESGDAKLQKKNKKKARKDN; from the exons ATGGACGttactcttttatttcaacattCGCAGTACGCGATACCAATTGGAATCGTTCTAATTTGTGCCATCCTCGTCTTTGCTTTCGGTTTCAAGAAGGCCGAGCAACCACCGTTCGCTCAACTCTCCGACGTGGACCGGAAACTTAGCAACAAGAAGCGCGGTAAAACCAAAGATAAG AAAGCTAGCAATGGTCAAGTAGCAAGTGAGAAAGCAAGTCCACTTAAAAAAACTGTGGTATCAAAAACAGAAATTTCATCAAAGAAATCTACATCAAAGGCAGATGAGATGGATAGTAAgtcaaaggaaaagaaacaagaagataataaaagctatgttaagaaggaaaaaagtcaAATTGATGCAAAAGATGTAACAGAAAATAAAgttgaacaaacaaaaaataagaagaatttgaaaaatttagttCAAGAGAAACCAGTAGATTTTGATGATG gaGATTGGGAACAAGCATACtctagaaaagataaaaaaaataaaaaaaaagaagaggaaagcccttcaaagaaaggtaaaaaagcCACAAAAAAGgctgatataattaatgaagcTGTTGCAAAACAGAAGGAACTAGATAAAGGTGAAGTTAAAGACAAAGTTGctaaagaaacagaaaataaagaattaaaggaaaaggataaaaaagaagtaatactTACTCCAATTTCTACTGACAAGGTTATTCAGGAGAAAGAAtcagaaaaggaagaagaacaaaataag actgaaaaattagaaaaagaagaaaaaaaaagtaccaaatcaaaaaagaataaaaagatttctgaagaagaaaatatacaagTATCAACAAACTCTAGAGCAGATATAGATGCTAAACCTGTTGAAAATTcagtacaaaaaaagaaaaatgatgtgGAGAAAAAGGTAGATAATTTTGATCCTAAAGTGGAACAAGCATGGGAAAAAAATACTTCTGCATCTGATGAATCAGGAG ATGCAAAGTtgcagaagaaaaataagaagaaggctCGGAAAGATAACTAA
- the LOC122630985 gene encoding DNA ligase 1-like isoform X2: protein MIISWFWLEQFVYVYGVHRVYDVTIKASNGQVASEKASPLKKTVVSKTEISSKKSTSKADEMDSKSKEKKQEDNKSYVKKEKSQIDAKDVTENKVEQTKNKKNLKNLVQEKPVDFDDGDWEQAYSRKDKKNKKKEEESPSKKGKKATKKADIINEAVAKQKELDKGEVKDKVAKETENKELKEKDKKEVILTPISTDKVIQEKESEKEEEQNKTEKLEKEEKKSTKSKKNKKISEEENIQVSTNSRADIDAKPVENSVQKKKNDVEKKVDNFDPKVEQAWEKNTSASDESGDAKLQKKNKKKARKDN from the exons ATGATAATCAGCTGGTTTTGGTTGGAACAGTTTGTATACGTGTACGGTGTCCATCGAGTATATGACGTAACAATA AAAGCTAGCAATGGTCAAGTAGCAAGTGAGAAAGCAAGTCCACTTAAAAAAACTGTGGTATCAAAAACAGAAATTTCATCAAAGAAATCTACATCAAAGGCAGATGAGATGGATAGTAAgtcaaaggaaaagaaacaagaagataataaaagctatgttaagaaggaaaaaagtcaAATTGATGCAAAAGATGTAACAGAAAATAAAgttgaacaaacaaaaaataagaagaatttgaaaaatttagttCAAGAGAAACCAGTAGATTTTGATGATG gaGATTGGGAACAAGCATACtctagaaaagataaaaaaaataaaaaaaaagaagaggaaagcccttcaaagaaaggtaaaaaagcCACAAAAAAGgctgatataattaatgaagcTGTTGCAAAACAGAAGGAACTAGATAAAGGTGAAGTTAAAGACAAAGTTGctaaagaaacagaaaataaagaattaaaggaaaaggataaaaaagaagtaatactTACTCCAATTTCTACTGACAAGGTTATTCAGGAGAAAGAAtcagaaaaggaagaagaacaaaataag actgaaaaattagaaaaagaagaaaaaaaaagtaccaaatcaaaaaagaataaaaagatttctgaagaagaaaatatacaagTATCAACAAACTCTAGAGCAGATATAGATGCTAAACCTGTTGAAAATTcagtacaaaaaaagaaaaatgatgtgGAGAAAAAGGTAGATAATTTTGATCCTAAAGTGGAACAAGCATGGGAAAAAAATACTTCTGCATCTGATGAATCAGGAG ATGCAAAGTtgcagaagaaaaataagaagaaggctCGGAAAGATAACTAA